A window of Thermosipho affectus contains these coding sequences:
- the murG gene encoding undecaprenyldiphospho-muramoylpentapeptide beta-N-acetylglucosaminyltransferase, with the protein MIKIAVAGGVTGGHLYPALAVLSELQKITTIDVLYFTVKGKLEEKVLKKYTYKTVSLDVKGLVRPIYSFANISRILKIINAQKTVKKTLKDFKPDIVFVTGGYISYPVGIIAKKLRIPLFIHEQNVIPGLTNLRLSKVADKVFVSFKSSKKYFKRKVIVSGNPIFINENKKIRLDKKTILVVGGSGGSEFLNKLTCDLSKKMKDFHFILSSGGKELYCSEENIEIKKYIENMADYYKAVNCAITRAGATTISELLYFQVPSIVIPWEGATESHQLENAKEIEKNNLGFVIREKNLDLEDVINKLIVLSNKTRNFKKLENPAKIIAKEIVKEVLK; encoded by the coding sequence ATGATTAAAATAGCAGTAGCAGGTGGGGTAACAGGAGGACACCTTTATCCAGCTCTTGCTGTACTCTCTGAACTTCAAAAAATTACAACCATTGACGTATTGTACTTCACCGTTAAAGGGAAGTTGGAGGAAAAAGTACTAAAAAAATACACTTATAAAACTGTATCGTTGGATGTAAAAGGCCTTGTAAGACCAATTTATTCTTTTGCAAATATATCAAGAATATTAAAAATAATAAATGCACAAAAAACAGTAAAAAAAACTCTAAAAGATTTCAAACCAGACATAGTTTTTGTTACAGGTGGATACATTAGTTATCCCGTTGGAATTATCGCAAAAAAATTGAGAATTCCATTATTCATACACGAGCAAAACGTAATACCAGGACTTACAAATTTAAGACTTTCAAAAGTTGCAGATAAAGTATTTGTGTCATTTAAAAGTTCCAAAAAGTATTTTAAAAGAAAAGTCATCGTAAGTGGAAACCCCATATTTATAAATGAAAATAAAAAGATCAGACTCGATAAAAAAACCATATTAGTTGTTGGCGGAAGTGGTGGAAGTGAATTTTTAAATAAACTCACATGCGATCTTTCAAAAAAAATGAAAGATTTTCACTTTATACTATCTTCCGGAGGAAAAGAACTTTACTGTAGTGAGGAAAACATAGAAATTAAAAAATATATAGAAAATATGGCAGATTACTACAAAGCGGTAAATTGTGCAATTACAAGGGCGGGTGCCACAACAATTAGTGAACTTTTGTATTTTCAAGTTCCATCAATTGTTATTCCGTGGGAAGGTGCCACTGAATCTCATCAATTAGAAAATGCAAAAGAAATTGAAAAAAATAACTTGGGATTTGTAATAAGGGAAAAAAATTTGGATTTAGAAGATGTAATAAATAAACTAATTGTACTTTCAAACAAAACAAGAAACTTCAAAAAGCTTGAAAATCCTGCAAAAATTATTGCAAAAGAAATAGTAAAAGAGGTGTTAAAATGA